Part of the Vibrio penaeicida genome is shown below.
GCTTGCAAAATTTCAAGTTGCTCAGGGGTAAAGTTTTGAGTGTCATCATGCTTTACCGACTCACGCCAAAACCCAACCACCTCAAGACCAACACTGCCGTTGGTTTGGCTCCAAAGCAGTGAAACGTCATCTCGTGTTGGCATCCAAAAGAAACCTTTACTGCGGAATACGCCTTGTGTCAGGTAGCTATGGCACGTTTGCCATAAACGTTGAGGGTGGAAAGGGCGGTCGTCTTTCATCACTTTTGCTACGATCTTCTGGTTATGTTTCCCAGACAGTGTGAGTGGCGCATTAACACCGTCTCTCAGCTCATCAGCCAGTTGTTGCACCATGAAAAAATTGTAGTCTTCAATGGATTTAAATTGCTCAATCCCAACATTACCCCAAGATGTGCTCACAATAGAGGCGTATGGGTTAAGCGGATGCAAAGCTTCGGCAATACTCTTGATTGATTGCTCATCCAATCGATCGGCTTTAGTGAGAAAAACACGGTTTGAAAACAGAATTTGTTCCACAAGCAGATTTTCTATGCCTCGATCTCCTTTTTGCAAGTTCTCTTGCCATTTCGGGATGAGCGTTTTTGCGTGTGAATAGTCGTCGCGCAACCATGTCGCATCGACTAACGTGACTACGCCTTTTAACGAAAACAGAGCGTGATCTTTAAAATACTCGACCAAAGGTAAGGGGTGGCTGCTACCCGATGTTTCAATCAGGATCCACGGTGGCTGGGCTTGTTGAACCAATTGGTTAAGTGCCTTGTCTAGCTTTTTTATGCCTTCTGGGCTGCTTACACTGTCGCCACTGATGGTGACGAAATTGCCATGGCTCTCATTCACCACATCAGTATTCATGACCAACACGCCATCTACGTCTAGCTCGCTCATATCATTAACGATCACTGAAGGCACATATTCAGCTATTTGAGATTGCGCCAAAATACTACGCAAAACGGTTGTTTTACCCGACCCAAGAAAGCCGTGCAGAATAGTGATGGGGGTGGAAGCCATGGATAAACCTTTAGAATTAGATAAGTGATAGATACCAGTTGTATATACCCAGTATCTTGAGGTTACTCAGTTGTAAGATGTTATAACATATCAACTATTGATTTGTTTATCCAATTAAAGCAAACCCAAACTAAGGTAATTTGGACTATCTTTAGCTCATGGAGTCTATCTACGAGAAAACACCGTGAGAGCCAGTTTGAAGCGCCTGATTTGTATTTTTGTTTTGAGCTTTTTGCCTAATTCAGTTTTAGCAACACCTGTGACTTTAATAGAGCTCGATTGGGCCAGTCAGCGTGTACTTACCCATGCCTTAGCGAATATTTTGGAAGATCAAGGCATTGATACAGACATCATTGTTCACTCTTCCCCTGAGCAATGGTTACAGCTGAGTACAGGGCGAGCCGATATCCAAATTGAAGTGTGGGAAGGCACAATGGGTAACAAGTTTATGAGTCATGTAAAGCGTGAGCGCATGCAAGTAGGCGGCACGCACCATGCCACGACTCGGGAAGATTGGTGGTATCCCCAATACAGTGAAGCGCTTTGCCCAGGGTTACCAGATTGGAAAGCGTTGCAGAAATGCGCCTCCGTATTTAGCCCCGACGGGAAAGGAAAGGGTATTTACTATTCAGGGCCTTGGGAAAAGCCAGATCGGGCTCGCATACGAGCGCTTGAATTGGATTTTGAAGTGGTCACATTAGAAACCAGTGATGAGCTGAATGGCCTGATCCATCGTTATATTGAAAGCCGGGTACCGTTTTTAGTTTTCAACTGGACACCAAATTGGGTAGAGGCAATCTATGAAGGCAGCTTTGTCGAATTTCCCGATTTCACTGAGGAATGCCAATCCGATGCTGAATGGGGTTATAACAAAAAGCATATATGGGATTGCGGCAACCCAAAAGGTGGATGGCTTAAAAGCGTCGTTTCGAATAACTTAGCAATCAAATCACCCTGCGCATTAAACATTGTTCGTCATTTCAAGTTATCCAATTCCGACTTGGCACTTGCAGCGTCATTACTGGATGCGCATACCCTCACTATTGAAGAAGCAGCGCAAGTTTGGCAAATCGGAAACAAAGAACGTATTGATGCCATCATAAAAGAAGCAAATTGCCAGTAAGAGCGCAAATGGTGGCGAAGTTGTCTTC
Proteins encoded:
- a CDS encoding glycine betaine ABC transporter substrate-binding protein translates to MTLIELDWASQRVLTHALANILEDQGIDTDIIVHSSPEQWLQLSTGRADIQIEVWEGTMGNKFMSHVKRERMQVGGTHHATTREDWWYPQYSEALCPGLPDWKALQKCASVFSPDGKGKGIYYSGPWEKPDRARIRALELDFEVVTLETSDELNGLIHRYIESRVPFLVFNWTPNWVEAIYEGSFVEFPDFTEECQSDAEWGYNKKHIWDCGNPKGGWLKSVVSNNLAIKSPCALNIVRHFKLSNSDLALAASLLDAHTLTIEEAAQVWQIGNKERIDAIIKEANCQ
- a CDS encoding CobW family GTP-binding protein translates to MASTPITILHGFLGSGKTTVLRSILAQSQIAEYVPSVIVNDMSELDVDGVLVMNTDVVNESHGNFVTISGDSVSSPEGIKKLDKALNQLVQQAQPPWILIETSGSSHPLPLVEYFKDHALFSLKGVVTLVDATWLRDDYSHAKTLIPKWQENLQKGDRGIENLLVEQILFSNRVFLTKADRLDEQSIKSIAEALHPLNPYASIVSTSWGNVGIEQFKSIEDYNFFMVQQLADELRDGVNAPLTLSGKHNQKIVAKVMKDDRPFHPQRLWQTCHSYLTQGVFRSKGFFWMPTRDDVSLLWSQTNGSVGLEVVGFWRESVKHDDTQNFTPEQLEILQAKIDSVDSRFGDRRCRLTVIGQNDEADAFIEALNRCFLTDEELDHWKDGGEFDDPWPKKVAKV